One part of the Sciurus carolinensis chromosome 4, mSciCar1.2, whole genome shotgun sequence genome encodes these proteins:
- the Arhgap9 gene encoding rho GTPase-activating protein 9 isoform X4: MAGPQPFMSEAPVYCNLVDLRRCPRSPPPDSACPLLQRLDTWEQHLDPNSGRCFYVNSLTGCKSWKPPRRSRTRNTNSGSMEGTQTLKKNNGVLQPQAKGSGSDTGTLELLDPQGSPCLSRHTSQFVQSEQPPALQPPRALPQLLDDPHEVEKSGLLNMTKIAQGGRKLRKNWGPSWVVLAGNSLVFYREPPPPTAPSSGWGPAGSRPESSVDLRGAALAHGRHLSSRRNVLHIRTVPGHEFLLQSDQETELRAWHRALRAVIQRLERENPLELRLSGSGPAELAELSAGEDEEEESEPVPKPFLRLSGRRSSSRCPEGTEQNRVRNKLKRLIAKRPPLQSLQERGLLRDQVFGCQLESLCQREGDTVPSFVRLCIAAVDKRGLDVDGIYRVSGNLAVVQKLRFLVDRERAVTSDGRYVFPENPGPESRLDLDNAEWDDIHVVTGALKLFLRELPQPLVPSMLLPHFRAALALSESEQRLSQIQELVDSMPKPNRDTLRYLLEHLCRVIAHSDKNRMTPHNLGIVFGPTLFRPEQETSDPAAHALYPGQLVQLMLTNFVDLFS; this comes from the exons atg GCAGGACCCCAGCCTTTCATGTCAGAGGCCCCTGTGTACTGTAACCTGGTGGACCTTCGCCGTTGTCCTCGGTCCCCACCCCCAGATTCTGCATGCCCCCTACTGCAGAGGCTGGACACCTGGGAGCAGCATCTGGACCCCAACTCTGGGCGCTGCTTCTACGTAAATTCGCTAACCGGCTGCAAGTCCTGGAAGCCCCCACGCCGCAGTCGCACCCGAAACACG AACTCTGGCTCTATGGAGGGGACCCAGACCCTGAAGAAGAACAATGGTGTTCTGCAACCTCAGGCAAAGGGCTCAGGATCTGACACAGGGACTCTGGAACTGCTTGACCCACAG GGTTCACCTTGCCTCAGCCGACACACCTCCCAGTTTGTCCAGTCAGAGCAGCCTCCAGCTTTACAGCCTCCTAGAGCTCTGCCACAGCTTCTGGACGACCCCCAT gaGGTGGAAAAGTCAGGCCTGCTCAACATGACCAAGATTGCACAAGGGGGCCGCAAACTCAG GAAGAACTGGGGCCCGTCTTGGGTGGTGTTAGCCGGTAACAGCCTGGTGTTCTATCGAGAGCCTCCACCGCCAACTGCGCCCTCCTCAGGCTGG GGGCCAGCGGGTAGCCGGCCAGAAAGTAGCGTGGACCTGCGTGGGGCGGCCCTGGCACACGGCCGCCACCTGTCTAGCCGGCGTAACGTCCTGCAT ATCCGCACAGTCCCTGGCCACGAGTTCTTGTTGCAGTCGGATCAAGAGACAGAGCTGCGAGCCTGGCACCGCGCGCTTCGGGCTGTCATCCAGCGGCTG GAGCGGGAGAACCCGCTGGAGCTGCGTCTGTCGGGCTCTGGACCTGCAGAGTTGGCGGAGCTGAGCGCCGGAGAGGACGAAGAAGAGGAGTCCGAGCCAGTGCCCAAGCCGTTTCTGCGGCTCAGCGGCCGCCGCAGCTCCA GTCGGTGTCCTGAAGGTACTGAACAGAACCGTGTGCGGAACAAGCTGAAGCGGCTAATCGCCAAGAGACCGCCCTTGCAAAGCCTTCAGGAGCGGGGTCTGCTCAGGG ACCAGGTATTTGGCTGCCAGTTGGAATCACTGTGCCAGCGGGAAGGAGACACAGTGCCCAGCTTTGTACGTCTCTGCATTGCTGCTGTGGATAAACGAG GTCTAGATGTGGATGGCATTTACCGAGTGAGCGGGAACTTGGCAGTGGTTCAGAAACTTCGATTTCTGGTGGACAGAG AAAGGGCTGTCACCTCCGATGGGAGGTATGTGTTCCCAGAAAATCCAGGACCAG AAAGTCGATTAGATTTGGACAATGCTGAGTGGGATGATATTCATGTGGTCACCGGAGCCCTGAAGCTTTTTCTCCGGGAGCTACCCCAGCCTCTTGTGCCCTCAATGCTCCTGCCCCATTTTCGTGCTGCCCTAG cacTTTCTGAATCAGAGCAGCGCCTCTCTCAAATACAAGAATTAGTAGACTCAATGCCAAAGCCCAACCGTGACACTCTGCGGTACCTTCTGGAGCATTTATGCAG GGTTATAGCACACTCAGATAAGAACCGCATGACCCCCCACAACCTGGGAATTGTGTTTGGACCAACCCTCTTTCGACCAGAGCAGGAGACATCTGACCCTGCAGCCCATGCACTCTACCCTGGGCAATTGGTCCAGCTGATGCTCACCAACTTCGTCGACCTCTTCTCCTGA
- the Arhgap9 gene encoding rho GTPase-activating protein 9 isoform X3 has translation MLSGRWWPSTWGSLGLGARSPSQGSQLCALYAFTYTGVDGRQVSLAEGDRFLLLRKTNSDWWLARRLGAPSTSRPIFVPAAYMTEESIPSQSPAIITPSQSLWTPGPKLFHGSLEKVHLSQAHQPTSEQPPPLPPQMCRSISVANLRPSLLKPLQKGPNGRSLSQEDLLSETSANMAGPQPFMSEAPVYCNLVDLRRCPRSPPPDSACPLLQRLDTWEQHLDPNSGRCFYVNSLTGCKSWKPPRRSRTRNTNSGSMEGTQTLKKNNGVLQPQAKGSGSDTGTLELLDPQGSPCLSRHTSQFVQSEQPPALQPPRALPQLLDDPHEVEKSGLLNMTKIAQGGRKLRKNWGPSWVVLAGNSLVFYREPPPPTAPSSGWGPAGSRPESSVDLRGAALAHGRHLSSRRNVLHIRTVPGHEFLLQSDQETELRAWHRALRAVIQRLERENPLELRLSGSGPAELAELSAGEDEEEESEPVPKPFLRLSGRRSSSRCPEGTEQNRVRNKLKRLIAKRPPLQSLQERGLLRDQVFGCQLESLCQREGDTVPSFVRLCIAAVDKRGLDVDGIYRVSGNLAVVQKLRFLVDRERAVTSDGRYVFPENPGPESRLDLDNAEWDDIHVVTGALKLFLRELPQPLVPSMLLPHFRAALGL, from the exons CCCTCTATGCCTTTACTTATACTGGGGTAGACGGCCGGCAGGTGTCTCTGGCTGAAGGCGACAGGTTCCTACTGCTTCGAAAGACCAACTCAGACTGGTGGTTGGCAAGGCGCCTGGGAGCACCCTCCACCTCTCGACCCATCTTTGTCCCAGCTGCCTACATGACAGAGGAATCCATCCCTTCACAGAGCCCAGCCATCATTACACCCAGTCAATCCCTCTGGACTCCTG GGCCAAAGTTGTTTCATGGCTCCTTGGAGAAGGTGCACCTGTCTCAGGCACACCAGCCTACATCAGAGCAGCCTCCTCCACTTCCCCCACAAATGTGTAGAAGCATCAGTGTTGCCAATTTGAGGCCCAGCCTCCTGAAGCCCCTCCAGAAGGGGCCAAATGGAAGATCCCTCTCACAGGAAGACTTGCTGTCAGAGACCAGTGCCAACATG GCAGGACCCCAGCCTTTCATGTCAGAGGCCCCTGTGTACTGTAACCTGGTGGACCTTCGCCGTTGTCCTCGGTCCCCACCCCCAGATTCTGCATGCCCCCTACTGCAGAGGCTGGACACCTGGGAGCAGCATCTGGACCCCAACTCTGGGCGCTGCTTCTACGTAAATTCGCTAACCGGCTGCAAGTCCTGGAAGCCCCCACGCCGCAGTCGCACCCGAAACACG AACTCTGGCTCTATGGAGGGGACCCAGACCCTGAAGAAGAACAATGGTGTTCTGCAACCTCAGGCAAAGGGCTCAGGATCTGACACAGGGACTCTGGAACTGCTTGACCCACAG GGTTCACCTTGCCTCAGCCGACACACCTCCCAGTTTGTCCAGTCAGAGCAGCCTCCAGCTTTACAGCCTCCTAGAGCTCTGCCACAGCTTCTGGACGACCCCCAT gaGGTGGAAAAGTCAGGCCTGCTCAACATGACCAAGATTGCACAAGGGGGCCGCAAACTCAG GAAGAACTGGGGCCCGTCTTGGGTGGTGTTAGCCGGTAACAGCCTGGTGTTCTATCGAGAGCCTCCACCGCCAACTGCGCCCTCCTCAGGCTGG GGGCCAGCGGGTAGCCGGCCAGAAAGTAGCGTGGACCTGCGTGGGGCGGCCCTGGCACACGGCCGCCACCTGTCTAGCCGGCGTAACGTCCTGCAT ATCCGCACAGTCCCTGGCCACGAGTTCTTGTTGCAGTCGGATCAAGAGACAGAGCTGCGAGCCTGGCACCGCGCGCTTCGGGCTGTCATCCAGCGGCTG GAGCGGGAGAACCCGCTGGAGCTGCGTCTGTCGGGCTCTGGACCTGCAGAGTTGGCGGAGCTGAGCGCCGGAGAGGACGAAGAAGAGGAGTCCGAGCCAGTGCCCAAGCCGTTTCTGCGGCTCAGCGGCCGCCGCAGCTCCA GTCGGTGTCCTGAAGGTACTGAACAGAACCGTGTGCGGAACAAGCTGAAGCGGCTAATCGCCAAGAGACCGCCCTTGCAAAGCCTTCAGGAGCGGGGTCTGCTCAGGG ACCAGGTATTTGGCTGCCAGTTGGAATCACTGTGCCAGCGGGAAGGAGACACAGTGCCCAGCTTTGTACGTCTCTGCATTGCTGCTGTGGATAAACGAG GTCTAGATGTGGATGGCATTTACCGAGTGAGCGGGAACTTGGCAGTGGTTCAGAAACTTCGATTTCTGGTGGACAGAG AAAGGGCTGTCACCTCCGATGGGAGGTATGTGTTCCCAGAAAATCCAGGACCAG AAAGTCGATTAGATTTGGACAATGCTGAGTGGGATGATATTCATGTGGTCACCGGAGCCCTGAAGCTTTTTCTCCGGGAGCTACCCCAGCCTCTTGTGCCCTCAATGCTCCTGCCCCATTTTCGTGCTGCCCTAG GGTTATAG
- the Arhgap9 gene encoding rho GTPase-activating protein 9 isoform X1 has product MLSGRWWPSTWGSLGLGARSPSQGSQLCALYAFTYTGVDGRQVSLAEGDRFLLLRKTNSDWWLARRLGAPSTSRPIFVPAAYMTEESIPSQSPAIITPSQSLWTPGPKLFHGSLEKVHLSQAHQPTSEQPPPLPPQMCRSISVANLRPSLLKPLQKGPNGRSLSQEDLLSETSANMAGPQPFMSEAPVYCNLVDLRRCPRSPPPDSACPLLQRLDTWEQHLDPNSGRCFYVNSLTGCKSWKPPRRSRTRNTNSGSMEGTQTLKKNNGVLQPQAKGSGSDTGTLELLDPQGSPCLSRHTSQFVQSEQPPALQPPRALPQLLDDPHEVEKSGLLNMTKIAQGGRKLRKNWGPSWVVLAGNSLVFYREPPPPTAPSSGWGPAGSRPESSVDLRGAALAHGRHLSSRRNVLHIRTVPGHEFLLQSDQETELRAWHRALRAVIQRLERENPLELRLSGSGPAELAELSAGEDEEEESEPVPKPFLRLSGRRSSSRCPEGTEQNRVRNKLKRLIAKRPPLQSLQERGLLRDQVFGCQLESLCQREGDTVPSFVRLCIAAVDKRGLDVDGIYRVSGNLAVVQKLRFLVDRERAVTSDGRYVFPENPGPESRLDLDNAEWDDIHVVTGALKLFLRELPQPLVPSMLLPHFRAALALSESEQRLSQIQELVDSMPKPNRDTLRYLLEHLCRVIAHSDKNRMTPHNLGIVFGPTLFRPEQETSDPAAHALYPGQLVQLMLTNFVDLFS; this is encoded by the exons CCCTCTATGCCTTTACTTATACTGGGGTAGACGGCCGGCAGGTGTCTCTGGCTGAAGGCGACAGGTTCCTACTGCTTCGAAAGACCAACTCAGACTGGTGGTTGGCAAGGCGCCTGGGAGCACCCTCCACCTCTCGACCCATCTTTGTCCCAGCTGCCTACATGACAGAGGAATCCATCCCTTCACAGAGCCCAGCCATCATTACACCCAGTCAATCCCTCTGGACTCCTG GGCCAAAGTTGTTTCATGGCTCCTTGGAGAAGGTGCACCTGTCTCAGGCACACCAGCCTACATCAGAGCAGCCTCCTCCACTTCCCCCACAAATGTGTAGAAGCATCAGTGTTGCCAATTTGAGGCCCAGCCTCCTGAAGCCCCTCCAGAAGGGGCCAAATGGAAGATCCCTCTCACAGGAAGACTTGCTGTCAGAGACCAGTGCCAACATG GCAGGACCCCAGCCTTTCATGTCAGAGGCCCCTGTGTACTGTAACCTGGTGGACCTTCGCCGTTGTCCTCGGTCCCCACCCCCAGATTCTGCATGCCCCCTACTGCAGAGGCTGGACACCTGGGAGCAGCATCTGGACCCCAACTCTGGGCGCTGCTTCTACGTAAATTCGCTAACCGGCTGCAAGTCCTGGAAGCCCCCACGCCGCAGTCGCACCCGAAACACG AACTCTGGCTCTATGGAGGGGACCCAGACCCTGAAGAAGAACAATGGTGTTCTGCAACCTCAGGCAAAGGGCTCAGGATCTGACACAGGGACTCTGGAACTGCTTGACCCACAG GGTTCACCTTGCCTCAGCCGACACACCTCCCAGTTTGTCCAGTCAGAGCAGCCTCCAGCTTTACAGCCTCCTAGAGCTCTGCCACAGCTTCTGGACGACCCCCAT gaGGTGGAAAAGTCAGGCCTGCTCAACATGACCAAGATTGCACAAGGGGGCCGCAAACTCAG GAAGAACTGGGGCCCGTCTTGGGTGGTGTTAGCCGGTAACAGCCTGGTGTTCTATCGAGAGCCTCCACCGCCAACTGCGCCCTCCTCAGGCTGG GGGCCAGCGGGTAGCCGGCCAGAAAGTAGCGTGGACCTGCGTGGGGCGGCCCTGGCACACGGCCGCCACCTGTCTAGCCGGCGTAACGTCCTGCAT ATCCGCACAGTCCCTGGCCACGAGTTCTTGTTGCAGTCGGATCAAGAGACAGAGCTGCGAGCCTGGCACCGCGCGCTTCGGGCTGTCATCCAGCGGCTG GAGCGGGAGAACCCGCTGGAGCTGCGTCTGTCGGGCTCTGGACCTGCAGAGTTGGCGGAGCTGAGCGCCGGAGAGGACGAAGAAGAGGAGTCCGAGCCAGTGCCCAAGCCGTTTCTGCGGCTCAGCGGCCGCCGCAGCTCCA GTCGGTGTCCTGAAGGTACTGAACAGAACCGTGTGCGGAACAAGCTGAAGCGGCTAATCGCCAAGAGACCGCCCTTGCAAAGCCTTCAGGAGCGGGGTCTGCTCAGGG ACCAGGTATTTGGCTGCCAGTTGGAATCACTGTGCCAGCGGGAAGGAGACACAGTGCCCAGCTTTGTACGTCTCTGCATTGCTGCTGTGGATAAACGAG GTCTAGATGTGGATGGCATTTACCGAGTGAGCGGGAACTTGGCAGTGGTTCAGAAACTTCGATTTCTGGTGGACAGAG AAAGGGCTGTCACCTCCGATGGGAGGTATGTGTTCCCAGAAAATCCAGGACCAG AAAGTCGATTAGATTTGGACAATGCTGAGTGGGATGATATTCATGTGGTCACCGGAGCCCTGAAGCTTTTTCTCCGGGAGCTACCCCAGCCTCTTGTGCCCTCAATGCTCCTGCCCCATTTTCGTGCTGCCCTAG cacTTTCTGAATCAGAGCAGCGCCTCTCTCAAATACAAGAATTAGTAGACTCAATGCCAAAGCCCAACCGTGACACTCTGCGGTACCTTCTGGAGCATTTATGCAG GGTTATAGCACACTCAGATAAGAACCGCATGACCCCCCACAACCTGGGAATTGTGTTTGGACCAACCCTCTTTCGACCAGAGCAGGAGACATCTGACCCTGCAGCCCATGCACTCTACCCTGGGCAATTGGTCCAGCTGATGCTCACCAACTTCGTCGACCTCTTCTCCTGA
- the Arhgap9 gene encoding rho GTPase-activating protein 9 isoform X2: MLSGRWWPSTWGSLGLGARSPSQGSQLCALYAFTYTGVDGRQVSLAEGDRFLLLRKTNSDWWLARRLGAPSTSRPIFVPAAYMTEESIPSQSPAIITPSQSLWTPGPKLFHGSLEKVHLSQAHQPTSEQPPPLPPQMCRSISVANLRPSLLKPLQKGPNGRSLSQEDLLSETSANMAGPQPFMSEAPVYCNLVDLRRCPRSPPPDSACPLLQRLDTWEQHLDPNSGRCFYVNSLTGCKSWKPPRRSRTRNTNSGSMEGTQTLKKNNGVLQPQAKGSGSDTGTLELLDPQGSPCLSRHTSQFVQSEQPPALQPPRALPQLLDDPHEVEKSGLLNMTKIAQGGRKLRKNWGPSWVVLAGNSLVFYREPPPPTAPSSGWGPAGSRPESSVDLRGAALAHGRHLSSRRNVLHIRTVPGHEFLLQSDQETELRAWHRALRAVIQRLERENPLELRLSGSGPAELAELSAGEDEEEESEPVPKPFLRLSGRRSSSRCPEGTEQNRVRNKLKRLIAKRPPLQSLQERGLLRGLDVDGIYRVSGNLAVVQKLRFLVDRERAVTSDGRYVFPENPGPESRLDLDNAEWDDIHVVTGALKLFLRELPQPLVPSMLLPHFRAALALSESEQRLSQIQELVDSMPKPNRDTLRYLLEHLCRVIAHSDKNRMTPHNLGIVFGPTLFRPEQETSDPAAHALYPGQLVQLMLTNFVDLFS, translated from the exons CCCTCTATGCCTTTACTTATACTGGGGTAGACGGCCGGCAGGTGTCTCTGGCTGAAGGCGACAGGTTCCTACTGCTTCGAAAGACCAACTCAGACTGGTGGTTGGCAAGGCGCCTGGGAGCACCCTCCACCTCTCGACCCATCTTTGTCCCAGCTGCCTACATGACAGAGGAATCCATCCCTTCACAGAGCCCAGCCATCATTACACCCAGTCAATCCCTCTGGACTCCTG GGCCAAAGTTGTTTCATGGCTCCTTGGAGAAGGTGCACCTGTCTCAGGCACACCAGCCTACATCAGAGCAGCCTCCTCCACTTCCCCCACAAATGTGTAGAAGCATCAGTGTTGCCAATTTGAGGCCCAGCCTCCTGAAGCCCCTCCAGAAGGGGCCAAATGGAAGATCCCTCTCACAGGAAGACTTGCTGTCAGAGACCAGTGCCAACATG GCAGGACCCCAGCCTTTCATGTCAGAGGCCCCTGTGTACTGTAACCTGGTGGACCTTCGCCGTTGTCCTCGGTCCCCACCCCCAGATTCTGCATGCCCCCTACTGCAGAGGCTGGACACCTGGGAGCAGCATCTGGACCCCAACTCTGGGCGCTGCTTCTACGTAAATTCGCTAACCGGCTGCAAGTCCTGGAAGCCCCCACGCCGCAGTCGCACCCGAAACACG AACTCTGGCTCTATGGAGGGGACCCAGACCCTGAAGAAGAACAATGGTGTTCTGCAACCTCAGGCAAAGGGCTCAGGATCTGACACAGGGACTCTGGAACTGCTTGACCCACAG GGTTCACCTTGCCTCAGCCGACACACCTCCCAGTTTGTCCAGTCAGAGCAGCCTCCAGCTTTACAGCCTCCTAGAGCTCTGCCACAGCTTCTGGACGACCCCCAT gaGGTGGAAAAGTCAGGCCTGCTCAACATGACCAAGATTGCACAAGGGGGCCGCAAACTCAG GAAGAACTGGGGCCCGTCTTGGGTGGTGTTAGCCGGTAACAGCCTGGTGTTCTATCGAGAGCCTCCACCGCCAACTGCGCCCTCCTCAGGCTGG GGGCCAGCGGGTAGCCGGCCAGAAAGTAGCGTGGACCTGCGTGGGGCGGCCCTGGCACACGGCCGCCACCTGTCTAGCCGGCGTAACGTCCTGCAT ATCCGCACAGTCCCTGGCCACGAGTTCTTGTTGCAGTCGGATCAAGAGACAGAGCTGCGAGCCTGGCACCGCGCGCTTCGGGCTGTCATCCAGCGGCTG GAGCGGGAGAACCCGCTGGAGCTGCGTCTGTCGGGCTCTGGACCTGCAGAGTTGGCGGAGCTGAGCGCCGGAGAGGACGAAGAAGAGGAGTCCGAGCCAGTGCCCAAGCCGTTTCTGCGGCTCAGCGGCCGCCGCAGCTCCA GTCGGTGTCCTGAAGGTACTGAACAGAACCGTGTGCGGAACAAGCTGAAGCGGCTAATCGCCAAGAGACCGCCCTTGCAAAGCCTTCAGGAGCGGGGTCTGCTCAGGG GTCTAGATGTGGATGGCATTTACCGAGTGAGCGGGAACTTGGCAGTGGTTCAGAAACTTCGATTTCTGGTGGACAGAG AAAGGGCTGTCACCTCCGATGGGAGGTATGTGTTCCCAGAAAATCCAGGACCAG AAAGTCGATTAGATTTGGACAATGCTGAGTGGGATGATATTCATGTGGTCACCGGAGCCCTGAAGCTTTTTCTCCGGGAGCTACCCCAGCCTCTTGTGCCCTCAATGCTCCTGCCCCATTTTCGTGCTGCCCTAG cacTTTCTGAATCAGAGCAGCGCCTCTCTCAAATACAAGAATTAGTAGACTCAATGCCAAAGCCCAACCGTGACACTCTGCGGTACCTTCTGGAGCATTTATGCAG GGTTATAGCACACTCAGATAAGAACCGCATGACCCCCCACAACCTGGGAATTGTGTTTGGACCAACCCTCTTTCGACCAGAGCAGGAGACATCTGACCCTGCAGCCCATGCACTCTACCCTGGGCAATTGGTCCAGCTGATGCTCACCAACTTCGTCGACCTCTTCTCCTGA
- the Arhgap9 gene encoding rho GTPase-activating protein 9 isoform X5, producing MSEAPVYCNLVDLRRCPRSPPPDSACPLLQRLDTWEQHLDPNSGRCFYVNSLTGCKSWKPPRRSRTRNTNSGSMEGTQTLKKNNGVLQPQAKGSGSDTGTLELLDPQGSPCLSRHTSQFVQSEQPPALQPPRALPQLLDDPHEVEKSGLLNMTKIAQGGRKLRKNWGPSWVVLAGNSLVFYREPPPPTAPSSGWGPAGSRPESSVDLRGAALAHGRHLSSRRNVLHIRTVPGHEFLLQSDQETELRAWHRALRAVIQRLERENPLELRLSGSGPAELAELSAGEDEEEESEPVPKPFLRLSGRRSSSRCPEGTEQNRVRNKLKRLIAKRPPLQSLQERGLLRDQVFGCQLESLCQREGDTVPSFVRLCIAAVDKRGLDVDGIYRVSGNLAVVQKLRFLVDRERAVTSDGRYVFPENPGPESRLDLDNAEWDDIHVVTGALKLFLRELPQPLVPSMLLPHFRAALALSESEQRLSQIQELVDSMPKPNRDTLRYLLEHLCRVIAHSDKNRMTPHNLGIVFGPTLFRPEQETSDPAAHALYPGQLVQLMLTNFVDLFS from the exons ATGTCAGAGGCCCCTGTGTACTGTAACCTGGTGGACCTTCGCCGTTGTCCTCGGTCCCCACCCCCAGATTCTGCATGCCCCCTACTGCAGAGGCTGGACACCTGGGAGCAGCATCTGGACCCCAACTCTGGGCGCTGCTTCTACGTAAATTCGCTAACCGGCTGCAAGTCCTGGAAGCCCCCACGCCGCAGTCGCACCCGAAACACG AACTCTGGCTCTATGGAGGGGACCCAGACCCTGAAGAAGAACAATGGTGTTCTGCAACCTCAGGCAAAGGGCTCAGGATCTGACACAGGGACTCTGGAACTGCTTGACCCACAG GGTTCACCTTGCCTCAGCCGACACACCTCCCAGTTTGTCCAGTCAGAGCAGCCTCCAGCTTTACAGCCTCCTAGAGCTCTGCCACAGCTTCTGGACGACCCCCAT gaGGTGGAAAAGTCAGGCCTGCTCAACATGACCAAGATTGCACAAGGGGGCCGCAAACTCAG GAAGAACTGGGGCCCGTCTTGGGTGGTGTTAGCCGGTAACAGCCTGGTGTTCTATCGAGAGCCTCCACCGCCAACTGCGCCCTCCTCAGGCTGG GGGCCAGCGGGTAGCCGGCCAGAAAGTAGCGTGGACCTGCGTGGGGCGGCCCTGGCACACGGCCGCCACCTGTCTAGCCGGCGTAACGTCCTGCAT ATCCGCACAGTCCCTGGCCACGAGTTCTTGTTGCAGTCGGATCAAGAGACAGAGCTGCGAGCCTGGCACCGCGCGCTTCGGGCTGTCATCCAGCGGCTG GAGCGGGAGAACCCGCTGGAGCTGCGTCTGTCGGGCTCTGGACCTGCAGAGTTGGCGGAGCTGAGCGCCGGAGAGGACGAAGAAGAGGAGTCCGAGCCAGTGCCCAAGCCGTTTCTGCGGCTCAGCGGCCGCCGCAGCTCCA GTCGGTGTCCTGAAGGTACTGAACAGAACCGTGTGCGGAACAAGCTGAAGCGGCTAATCGCCAAGAGACCGCCCTTGCAAAGCCTTCAGGAGCGGGGTCTGCTCAGGG ACCAGGTATTTGGCTGCCAGTTGGAATCACTGTGCCAGCGGGAAGGAGACACAGTGCCCAGCTTTGTACGTCTCTGCATTGCTGCTGTGGATAAACGAG GTCTAGATGTGGATGGCATTTACCGAGTGAGCGGGAACTTGGCAGTGGTTCAGAAACTTCGATTTCTGGTGGACAGAG AAAGGGCTGTCACCTCCGATGGGAGGTATGTGTTCCCAGAAAATCCAGGACCAG AAAGTCGATTAGATTTGGACAATGCTGAGTGGGATGATATTCATGTGGTCACCGGAGCCCTGAAGCTTTTTCTCCGGGAGCTACCCCAGCCTCTTGTGCCCTCAATGCTCCTGCCCCATTTTCGTGCTGCCCTAG cacTTTCTGAATCAGAGCAGCGCCTCTCTCAAATACAAGAATTAGTAGACTCAATGCCAAAGCCCAACCGTGACACTCTGCGGTACCTTCTGGAGCATTTATGCAG GGTTATAGCACACTCAGATAAGAACCGCATGACCCCCCACAACCTGGGAATTGTGTTTGGACCAACCCTCTTTCGACCAGAGCAGGAGACATCTGACCCTGCAGCCCATGCACTCTACCCTGGGCAATTGGTCCAGCTGATGCTCACCAACTTCGTCGACCTCTTCTCCTGA
- the Arhgap9 gene encoding rho GTPase-activating protein 9 isoform X6: MEGTQTLKKNNGVLQPQAKGSGSDTGTLELLDPQGSPCLSRHTSQFVQSEQPPALQPPRALPQLLDDPHEVEKSGLLNMTKIAQGGRKLRKNWGPSWVVLAGNSLVFYREPPPPTAPSSGWGPAGSRPESSVDLRGAALAHGRHLSSRRNVLHIRTVPGHEFLLQSDQETELRAWHRALRAVIQRLERENPLELRLSGSGPAELAELSAGEDEEEESEPVPKPFLRLSGRRSSSRCPEGTEQNRVRNKLKRLIAKRPPLQSLQERGLLRDQVFGCQLESLCQREGDTVPSFVRLCIAAVDKRGLDVDGIYRVSGNLAVVQKLRFLVDRERAVTSDGRYVFPENPGPESRLDLDNAEWDDIHVVTGALKLFLRELPQPLVPSMLLPHFRAALALSESEQRLSQIQELVDSMPKPNRDTLRYLLEHLCRVIAHSDKNRMTPHNLGIVFGPTLFRPEQETSDPAAHALYPGQLVQLMLTNFVDLFS, translated from the exons ATGGAGGGGACCCAGACCCTGAAGAAGAACAATGGTGTTCTGCAACCTCAGGCAAAGGGCTCAGGATCTGACACAGGGACTCTGGAACTGCTTGACCCACAG GGTTCACCTTGCCTCAGCCGACACACCTCCCAGTTTGTCCAGTCAGAGCAGCCTCCAGCTTTACAGCCTCCTAGAGCTCTGCCACAGCTTCTGGACGACCCCCAT gaGGTGGAAAAGTCAGGCCTGCTCAACATGACCAAGATTGCACAAGGGGGCCGCAAACTCAG GAAGAACTGGGGCCCGTCTTGGGTGGTGTTAGCCGGTAACAGCCTGGTGTTCTATCGAGAGCCTCCACCGCCAACTGCGCCCTCCTCAGGCTGG GGGCCAGCGGGTAGCCGGCCAGAAAGTAGCGTGGACCTGCGTGGGGCGGCCCTGGCACACGGCCGCCACCTGTCTAGCCGGCGTAACGTCCTGCAT ATCCGCACAGTCCCTGGCCACGAGTTCTTGTTGCAGTCGGATCAAGAGACAGAGCTGCGAGCCTGGCACCGCGCGCTTCGGGCTGTCATCCAGCGGCTG GAGCGGGAGAACCCGCTGGAGCTGCGTCTGTCGGGCTCTGGACCTGCAGAGTTGGCGGAGCTGAGCGCCGGAGAGGACGAAGAAGAGGAGTCCGAGCCAGTGCCCAAGCCGTTTCTGCGGCTCAGCGGCCGCCGCAGCTCCA GTCGGTGTCCTGAAGGTACTGAACAGAACCGTGTGCGGAACAAGCTGAAGCGGCTAATCGCCAAGAGACCGCCCTTGCAAAGCCTTCAGGAGCGGGGTCTGCTCAGGG ACCAGGTATTTGGCTGCCAGTTGGAATCACTGTGCCAGCGGGAAGGAGACACAGTGCCCAGCTTTGTACGTCTCTGCATTGCTGCTGTGGATAAACGAG GTCTAGATGTGGATGGCATTTACCGAGTGAGCGGGAACTTGGCAGTGGTTCAGAAACTTCGATTTCTGGTGGACAGAG AAAGGGCTGTCACCTCCGATGGGAGGTATGTGTTCCCAGAAAATCCAGGACCAG AAAGTCGATTAGATTTGGACAATGCTGAGTGGGATGATATTCATGTGGTCACCGGAGCCCTGAAGCTTTTTCTCCGGGAGCTACCCCAGCCTCTTGTGCCCTCAATGCTCCTGCCCCATTTTCGTGCTGCCCTAG cacTTTCTGAATCAGAGCAGCGCCTCTCTCAAATACAAGAATTAGTAGACTCAATGCCAAAGCCCAACCGTGACACTCTGCGGTACCTTCTGGAGCATTTATGCAG GGTTATAGCACACTCAGATAAGAACCGCATGACCCCCCACAACCTGGGAATTGTGTTTGGACCAACCCTCTTTCGACCAGAGCAGGAGACATCTGACCCTGCAGCCCATGCACTCTACCCTGGGCAATTGGTCCAGCTGATGCTCACCAACTTCGTCGACCTCTTCTCCTGA